Proteins found in one Desulfobulbaceae bacterium genomic segment:
- a CDS encoding tRNA (cytidine(34)-2'-O)-methyltransferase, with the protein MVQFDDTRFHVVLVEPEIPPNTGSIARLCGATNTTLHLVHPLGFSTDDRYLKRAGLDYWQHVTIIHWPSFDAFVEAHPINRLFLLSKKSTRSYTQAQFRKGDLLVFGKETLGLPEHFLSTYPERCYTVPMANANIRSLNLAMTAGIVLYEALRQQEYASDEDRNHG; encoded by the coding sequence ATGGTACAATTCGATGATACACGGTTCCATGTTGTACTGGTGGAGCCTGAGATACCTCCTAATACCGGTAGTATAGCCCGTCTCTGTGGCGCTACTAATACTACGTTGCATCTTGTTCATCCACTAGGGTTCAGCACTGATGACCGGTATTTAAAACGGGCGGGATTGGACTATTGGCAACATGTCACTATTATCCACTGGCCAAGTTTTGATGCCTTTGTTGAGGCTCACCCTATCAACAGACTATTCCTCCTCAGTAAGAAATCTACCCGCTCCTACACCCAAGCCCAATTTAGAAAAGGTGATTTATTGGTTTTTGGAAAGGAAACACTAGGACTTCCCGAACATTTCTTATCCACATATCCTGAAAGATGCTATACTGTCCCAATGGCAAATGCGAATATCCGTAGTTTGAATTTGGCGATGACAGCAGGAATAGTACTCTACGAAGCCTTACGGCAACAAGAGTATGCATCGGACGAGGATAGAAATCATGGATGA
- a CDS encoding methyl-accepting chemotaxis protein has translation IFSLAEQVSSASQAIADGSSSQAASTEETSASLEEISSMTSVNANSATTADSLIRSTSQLIADGNSSMNRLIQAMEGIATASDKTLIVVKTIDSIAFQTNLLALNAAVEAARAGEAGAGFAVVADEVRNLAMNAAQSARETNHLISETVEKIKEGQVIAKTTAQTFSSIVENSSKVGGLVSEIALACRQQATGMGQISQAMNEIDAVTQSNVALAEESAAIATDMSNQAEKVNDNIGHLSTIVGSA, from the coding sequence ATCTTTTCTTTAGCAGAACAGGTTTCATCGGCAAGCCAGGCAATTGCCGATGGCTCTTCCTCTCAGGCCGCCTCCACCGAAGAAACATCGGCGTCGCTTGAGGAAATTTCATCAATGACCTCTGTCAACGCCAATAGCGCCACTACGGCGGACTCATTAATCAGATCCACCTCTCAGCTTATCGCAGATGGAAACTCAAGTATGAATCGGCTGATACAGGCAATGGAAGGTATCGCCACAGCCAGCGACAAAACCCTGATAGTCGTCAAAACCATCGACTCCATAGCTTTTCAGACCAACTTGCTTGCGCTTAATGCCGCGGTTGAAGCGGCACGCGCTGGTGAGGCAGGAGCCGGGTTCGCGGTTGTCGCAGATGAGGTCAGAAATCTGGCGATGAATGCAGCCCAGTCAGCTCGTGAAACCAATCACCTGATTAGTGAAACCGTTGAGAAAATCAAAGAAGGACAAGTAATTGCGAAGACAACGGCACAAACCTTTTCCTCTATAGTTGAAAATTCCAGTAAAGTTGGTGGGTTGGTTTCTGAAATTGCTTTAGCATGCCGCCAGCAGGCCACCGGGATGGGGCAGATCAGTCAGGCAATGAATGAGATTGATGCCGTTACGCAGAGTAATGTCGCACTTGCCGAGGAGAGCGCGGCCATTGCCACGGACATGTCTAACCAAGCTGAAAAGGTCAATGATAACATTGGCCATCTCTCTACCATTGTTGGCAGTGCTTGA
- a CDS encoding M23 family metallopeptidase yields MKFIKNIRFSLLIISTIFIGSVLIGNIKDHSDSQQPLLQTLLEKTDTLIHGGSGGLTQQEGGNFVSDDSYTVTEDTEIKEPSVPEIAGTIKRGETFDSSLKRQNVPVQLRLTIIDALRNKLDFKRIKPADNYTLQMDGNGQLASFSYESGPLDILTIKNSDEGYKVSKTPIELERKKVKISGEISSSLFAAFNDKNEDMRLVYAFADIFSSRIDFNTEIQPGDRYCLVVDKFFKNHKLVGYGKIEVAQYYRSNGTTLEAYLSESAKGKDVYFDQDGAAVGASFLRSPVPVGKMTSKFTYQRKHPISGKIKPHLGIDLAAPSGTPIMAVADGRVVEIGNNGGFGKQIVIAHSGDYKTHYGHLSRFKSGLRRGSVVSKKDIIGYVGSTGISTGPHLDYRIQHHMVFKDPFAMTFKVQIALTGKELKKFKEQRQALAQMADLDSFTPHTQTIKVSSLTITNKEHDISLLL; encoded by the coding sequence ATGAAATTTATTAAAAATATTCGGTTCAGCCTTTTAATTATCAGCACTATTTTTATTGGCAGCGTATTAATTGGTAACATTAAAGACCACTCAGATTCACAACAACCCCTACTTCAAACCTTACTAGAAAAGACTGATACCCTTATTCATGGTGGATCAGGGGGCTTGACGCAACAGGAGGGGGGGAATTTCGTTTCGGATGACAGTTATACCGTCACTGAGGATACCGAGATAAAAGAGCCTTCTGTTCCAGAAATTGCTGGGACAATTAAGCGTGGAGAAACTTTTGATTCCTCCCTTAAGCGACAGAACGTTCCAGTCCAACTTCGTCTGACCATCATCGACGCATTACGCAACAAACTTGATTTTAAAAGGATTAAACCCGCAGATAATTATACCCTCCAAATGGATGGTAACGGTCAACTGGCAAGTTTCAGTTATGAATCAGGCCCACTCGACATTCTTACTATTAAAAATTCCGACGAAGGGTACAAGGTCAGCAAAACACCTATCGAACTGGAACGTAAGAAAGTCAAAATTTCCGGAGAAATTTCCAGCTCATTATTTGCTGCCTTTAACGATAAAAATGAGGATATGCGCTTAGTTTATGCTTTTGCTGATATCTTCTCTTCAAGGATTGACTTCAACACCGAGATTCAGCCAGGAGATAGATACTGCTTGGTTGTTGATAAATTTTTTAAAAATCATAAGCTTGTTGGCTACGGCAAGATCGAAGTCGCCCAGTATTATCGGTCAAATGGAACAACTCTTGAAGCATACTTGTCTGAATCAGCCAAAGGCAAAGATGTTTATTTCGATCAAGATGGGGCGGCGGTAGGGGCATCTTTTTTGCGATCACCAGTGCCGGTTGGCAAGATGACGTCAAAATTTACCTATCAACGTAAACACCCAATTTCCGGTAAGATTAAACCTCATTTGGGCATCGATCTTGCCGCGCCTAGTGGCACACCGATCATGGCTGTTGCAGACGGACGTGTGGTCGAGATAGGGAATAACGGTGGTTTTGGTAAGCAAATTGTGATTGCCCATAGCGGTGATTACAAGACCCACTATGGACATCTGTCACGGTTTAAAAGTGGTCTCCGCCGTGGAAGTGTGGTCAGTAAAAAAGATATTATCGGATATGTCGGTTCGACCGGCATATCGACTGGACCACATCTCGACTATCGGATTCAACATCACATGGTTTTTAAAGATCCATTTGCCATGACCTTCAAGGTTCAAATTGCCCTCACCGGCAAGGAGCTCAAGAAATTTAAAGAGCAGCGTCAAGCTTTGGCTCAAATGGCAGATCTAGACTCTTTCACTCCGCACACACAAACAATTAAAGTCAGCAGTCTGACCATCACCAACAAGGAGCATGACATCTCGCTCCTCCTCTAA
- a CDS encoding diguanylate cyclase — protein MHRTRIEIMDDRYDCNLPPNKDIKILIVDDDPIVLSVMESIIAAHGYPLSTATDGKQALEVLHKDKFSIVITDINMPVMNGMDLLKNVKAEFPKVGVIMVTGYSEDYSYMDVINAGAIDFMTKPFNGPELVAKLRRVIREQALIHELEKRSTSDALTGLYNRRYFDIKIVDEIHRAIRQEYSIFLSFIDIDRFKGYNDTLGHQAGDTVLATLGHILKNCARRGVDWAFRYGGDEFAILISQTTTAQAIKINERILATYMEYDYGDTSLSCGLGEFRRNQNLTWQDNINDFIKSVDRALYDAKHAGRGRIVWFE, from the coding sequence ATGCATCGGACGAGGATAGAAATCATGGATGACCGCTATGACTGTAACCTACCCCCCAATAAGGATATCAAGATTCTGATTGTTGACGATGATCCCATCGTCCTCTCTGTGATGGAGAGCATTATTGCGGCACATGGATACCCCTTGTCGACCGCTACTGATGGCAAACAAGCTCTGGAAGTGTTGCATAAGGATAAGTTCTCAATTGTCATCACCGACATTAACATGCCAGTGATGAATGGCATGGACCTGCTTAAAAATGTTAAAGCCGAATTTCCCAAAGTCGGCGTCATCATGGTTACTGGCTATAGTGAGGATTATAGCTATATGGATGTTATTAATGCTGGCGCCATTGATTTTATGACTAAACCATTCAATGGACCGGAGCTTGTTGCCAAGTTGCGGAGAGTCATCCGTGAGCAAGCTTTGATTCATGAATTAGAAAAAAGGTCAACAAGTGACGCACTAACCGGCCTCTATAACCGTCGTTATTTCGATATCAAAATTGTTGATGAAATACACCGGGCCATTCGTCAGGAGTATAGCATCTTTTTATCATTTATTGATATTGATCGCTTCAAGGGCTATAATGACACGTTAGGACATCAAGCCGGAGATACTGTGTTGGCAACGCTGGGGCATATTTTAAAGAATTGCGCTCGGCGTGGGGTTGATTGGGCTTTTCGCTACGGAGGAGATGAATTTGCTATTCTCATCTCCCAGACCACCACTGCTCAGGCAATCAAAATTAACGAAAGGATATTGGCCACCTACATGGAGTATGATTATGGTGACACCAGTCTCAGTTGTGGGTTGGGAGAGTTCAGGCGGAACCAGAATTTGACCTGGCAGGACAATATCAACGATTTCATCAAGAGTGTTGACCGGGCTCTCTATGATGCCAAACACGCCGGTCGAGGACGGATTGTTTGGTTTGAGTAG